The DNA segment gcccagcCCTAATAGCATATCCTCACACTGAGCATGCCCTGTAGATTGCCTGGTAATTCTGCCACCTCATTCATTGTTCCTTATATCCATCTACTGCTCTTTCATCAATTCTTACATGCCAAGTAAACTTCTTATTAATGGAGAACATTAAATTCTTCCACATTTGGGGAAGCACTTACTCTTTGTTCTTCCAGCGCTCACCAGGTATTGTCCTCTTACATCATGCACCTCATGTAAGCAAAATCAGTGGTGCTGACCTCAGCAATTTGAGAGCATCTTTCACGATATTCAATGCATTTTTCTATTCGAATTCGAGTTCCGAAGGGCCAAGGTAGGTGTGGACATCGTGTGGGCAATTACCTATATTGGCTCAAAAAagtatttattttcattttcaatagtttttctcatttacatacaaGTACCacttataaatttaaaattatatgatTAGTGCTTCTTCATTACTCGAGCAGGAATTTTAAAATGAGATTCCAGTATCCATGGAGAACTGTCAGGACTCGAGCTGAGGAGAAAACAAACAACCGGAATTTTGTTTGGTTTTGATCAAAATCAGCCTACTGCTCCTTTTATCCACGCCAGATTCGATTACTCAAGCACATACGTCATCAGATCAAAtcgttttcatgaaaaaaacttgtctTTTCTCGGCTTGATCTTTAATCCTAgccatacaaaaaaaaaaaaaaagtacacattttcctttaaaattctTGATATATACTACAAGAAATGCAGTGTGACGCATGTGCAGTTCGCCATTAAATTATAGCTGTAAAATATTCTATCGCATTTTTTATCACGTGGCAATAAtacttttactgacatttttcTTCCAGCGCTATTGATGGGAGGAATTCTTCCAATGAAAGTGCCAGTTCGTTGTTTATATTTACTGACGTTTACAAAAATTTTCACTAGACTCcgatgaaaattttggtttaaattatataatattaacTCTTGTcaggaaaaaaattctttaacTCTGCCCCTGGAACTATATTTTATCCTAGGTGTTAATAAGATATTATGTAAGTCTTAGTGGGTGGTGATCAAGTCGTAAGATGGAAATGTAATGAGCAGTAAGCTAAATCCTAGATTGGTGTAATGCCCTTGTCCTCTCAAGGCGTGTTTGAATGGCTGACGAAGCTACCATGGATCCATCTTTCAGGCTGCGTGCAAACACGAGATTAAAAATTACGAGATGCTCggtctctttttctcccttgcATTTTGGCTGCGCTGATCTCCACCATTCAAACATGCCCTTCAAAGCCAACCAGTAAAATATCTTGACCTTTAAAGTAAGCAAAATCTCTTTAAAAGCAACATTTCTTTAATACAACACATAAAAAACTgtagtttaaaataaataaattcgGCAAGGAAGGTCTACCACTAATTAGAGGGGGTTGCCTGTTCTCATGAAAacccaaggaaaaaaaagggggaagaTGTTCCAGCCGTTTTAGGAACAAGCCAGATTCGACTCTGGATTTTAGTTATACGAATGCTGACCACTGATATGAAAAATCAAGCCACATTTTCCTTGACCCTTCCTTCCCTTCAAGGCCAAACTAGAGGCACTTAACCGTCCGCGTATCTTCCTCagcctacacacacacacagagagagagagagagagagagagagagaatggctATGCGGCTTGTCTTCCCCAATTGTCCGGCATCATCATCGTTCTCTTGCTCAAGAAGTGGCCACCATCATCGTGTGTGGTGTTCGGCTTCCTCACCCTTACCACCTGCAACTGTGTTGAAGAAGGGAGCTGTAGACTGGAAGAAGGCCACCTCCCATTTCTTCGAATCCGACACGAGACCCATCATGCTCTTCGATGGTAATCTCCCACTTAAATTCTTTTGCTCGCCCTTTCAATCTCTTAGAAGAGGAACTTGCTTTTGTTAATCGACTGCTGTGCACAGTAAACAGAGAACGCACGTGCTAAGCATTCCAACGGAGCATGCATCCAACTTCCAAATCCAACACCTGATTTTGTGAAAAGTGTCCATACAAGAGTTTGTTGGTTCTGAGATGTTTCTGTAGTCTAGTCTGGTGAAATAAGCATCTAACAATTGGCTATTGCCGATTCAACTGTTCTCACTTATGTTCTACCTGATCTAACAGTGGTATTTCTTGGTTGGGTAGAAATTTGGGATGCCATTAGAGTATGTAGGGATTTTTTCGCAAGAACATATCGGAATCGTACTCAAAAATTTGATATGGCAATATAACAATAGGTCACTTTGTTGGCTGTACCCAAAAGTATACATAtcaatgttttctttattttcaccaaaaaaacatggattttcATCCTTAAAGAGTGAATCTTGCCCTTATTTATAGAGAGAAATAAATGAGGAACAATGTAGGAAAGCAGAACTAATGAGGATAAAATTTAATAGGTTTGTGTCGGCTATTAATTATCGTTAAAGCGAAACTAGTAATACAAGTACATGTTTGAAAGTTTCAGAGAATAAGACCTTTGTATCAGGTGCAATTTTTGAATAATCAAGAAAAATcatgcaatttttttgaatgatcCATCATGTGGGTGGGTAGAGGGGAAGTTTGGGAAATGGTGTTTAGTTTTACTTCATGTTCCCAAAGTTTCTAAAGGCTCGTATCCTTTTACTGCTGTAGGTGTCTGTAATTTATGCAACGGCGGAGTAAAGTTTGTCCGTGATAATGATCACAACAGGTTAGTGTTTGTTCATACCTTTTGCATAGTACCTTGTCCCTCTGCACTTCTTCTActccaaaaaataaaacaagtaatTGGTGCATTCGAAGAAATCATATTTTAGATACACGTGCGGTAACAGCAGAATCTTCAAACTCGCCTACTTTACTTTGATTAATCCTGTAGTTATGACATTTGCAGTTTGAAAGTTTTCATCCATCTTGGGCCAGGTGCTCAGAAAGATTGGTGGCAAACACAGATATGTGATGGCTTGAGTGAAAAAATTAAAGTTGCTAACTCTTGATTGAAGTCAATTCACTTGAATGAAATGGACAGTGATTTTTCATCTTCCATTTCTAGATAAAGTGAAGGAGAATGAGCAAGCAACAGTAGCAGTTGGATAGCTCTTTAGTCTCACAGTCTGGAAGTCTACATATTCTGTACCACAATGCTCTATTTGGCAAATTAGAGTAAGCTAGCAAGTAATGGTACTTCAGTGTCATGCTAATTGTGCTGTGTCAAGGTTAATCTGTCAAGACGCATACAGCAATCTCTTGTGACTTTAGTTTGGTAAAAATTCGCAGCGTGAGTAACGGTTTCCAAATGCTTTCTCCAAAATTTGCAAAAGATTTTGGGTTTATGAAATTTAATTAAGCGTCTGTGTTAGAATGTAAGCT comes from the Nymphaea colorata isolate Beijing-Zhang1983 chromosome 14, ASM883128v2, whole genome shotgun sequence genome and includes:
- the LOC116267778 gene encoding DCC family protein At1g52590, chloroplastic isoform X2; this encodes MAMRLVFPNCPASSSFSCSRSGHHHRVWCSASSPLPPATVLKKGAVDWKKATSHFFESDTRPIMLFDGVCNLCNGGVKFVRDNDHNRRIRYEALQSESGRKLLQRSGRSPDDISSVVLVEKDRFMRDTVYDTVANNRYAFFGRSDACEI